The following coding sequences lie in one Cydia strobilella chromosome 16, ilCydStro3.1, whole genome shotgun sequence genomic window:
- the LOC134748326 gene encoding NTF2-related export protein, whose product MAEIAVKNVENACETAEEFTRVFYKQVDNSRHLTSKLYLDTGLLVWNGNGITGSDRIQQFLLDLPASNHVLKTLDAQPISEALVNNKLTYLIQACGDVTYQNDEVKKPFQQTFLIVAVDGKWKIASDCFRLQVPYST is encoded by the coding sequence ATGGCTGAAATTGCAGTTAAGAATGTGGAAAATGCTTGCGAAACTGCAGAAGAATTCACCAGAGTATTCTATAAGCAAGTGGACAACAGCAGACACTTAACCTCAAAATTGTACCTGGACACCGGACTTTTAGTTTGGAATGGTAACGGCATAACTGGCAGTGACAGAATTCAGCAGTTTTTGTTGGACTTGCCAGCTAGCAACCATGTGCTTAAAACTCTGGACGCCCAACCGATATCGGAAGCTCTAGTGAACAATAAGCTGACGTACCTGATCCAAGCGTGTGGAGACGTGACCTACCAGAATGACGAAGTAAAGAAGCCATTCCAGCAGACTTTCCTCATTGTAGCGGTCGATGGCAAGTGGAAGATTGCGTCAGATTGCTTTAGATTGCAAGTACCATACTCTACATAA
- the LOC134748327 gene encoding lipopolysaccharide-induced tumor necrosis factor-alpha factor homolog: MNMDSNSGANREQSDPSRAEINVHMETVGYHRDLPPPYTVEDVQPQAVIRQTIIIQPPLKDTPMFFPCSKCYKRVLTKVEYVNTRKTHMMAGFIFGFTCWCGLCCFAALPYLIPTFKRVKHYCPECNTYLGDYSKV, from the exons ATGAATATGGATTCTAACAGTGGTGCCAATCGTGAACAAAGTGATCCCTCGAGGGCAGAGATCAACGTACACATGGAAACAGTGGGATACCATAGAGACCTACCTCCGCCATACACTGTGGAAGATGTGCAGCCTCAGGCGGTTATCAGGCAAACCATAATTATACAACCTCCACTAAAAGACACTCCTATGTTTTTCCCTTGCAGCAAATGCTATAAAAGAGTACTGACTAAAGTGGAATACGTAAATACTAGGAAAACACACATGATGGCTGGTTTTATCTTCGGATTTACGTG tTGGTGCGGTTTGTGCTGCTTTGCGGCTCTACCTTATTTAATACCAACATTTAAAAGGGTCAAGCACTATTGTCCCGAATGCAACACATACCTAGGTGATTATTCTAAGGTATAA